A single uncultured Methanolobus sp. DNA region contains:
- a CDS encoding class I SAM-dependent DNA methyltransferase, with amino-acid sequence MDENENFLKDLDNKLWTSADKLRSNLDAAVYKHVVLGLVFIKYVSDAFEERRKELLEQFKDPEHEYYLGGDEELEAEELEIRDYYTEKNVFWVPALARWDTLQSCAKLPSGTEITVKNGKIDTYKMVSVGRLLDDAMEAIEKDNPKLKGVLTKDYARLQIDSAKLGELIDLIATIPFIHDNLKAKDILGHVYEYFLGQFASAEGKKGGQYYTPKSIVTLIVEMLEPFQGRVYDPACGSGGFFVQSERFVEEHGGRIGQLSIYGQESNPTTWRLACMNMVIRGMDFDFGKEPADTFSRDQHPDLRANYIMTNPPFNMKEWGGEQLKEDPRWKYGIPPANNANFAWMQHMIYHLAPNGSMALLLANGSMSSNTNNEGEIRKELIEKDLVECMVALPGQLFTNTQIPACIWFLTRNKEAYNGSRERKGEVLFIDARDLGYMKDRVLRDFDHEKDILRIADTFHAWKKGEDYEDEPGFCKSVTLDEIRKHGHVLTPGRYVGAAAQEDDGEPFGEKMERLTIELELQFEESAKLEQAIRENLKGLGYGS; translated from the coding sequence ATGGATGAAAACGAAAATTTCCTCAAAGATCTCGATAACAAACTCTGGACATCCGCAGACAAATTACGTTCCAATCTGGATGCTGCCGTTTATAAGCATGTAGTTCTCGGCCTTGTTTTTATTAAGTATGTTTCTGATGCATTCGAGGAGCGACGAAAAGAGCTTCTGGAACAATTCAAAGATCCCGAACATGAATATTATTTAGGTGGAGATGAGGAATTAGAAGCTGAAGAATTGGAGATCCGGGACTATTATACTGAGAAGAATGTGTTCTGGGTTCCGGCTCTTGCTCGCTGGGATACATTGCAAAGCTGTGCCAAGCTTCCTTCAGGTACAGAAATTACTGTCAAAAACGGAAAGATTGACACTTATAAGATGGTAAGTGTGGGCCGACTTCTTGATGATGCAATGGAGGCAATCGAGAAGGATAATCCTAAACTTAAAGGTGTGCTGACCAAGGACTATGCACGTCTTCAGATCGACTCCGCGAAACTTGGAGAATTGATTGATCTTATTGCTACTATACCTTTTATCCATGATAACCTGAAGGCTAAGGACATCCTTGGACACGTTTACGAGTATTTCCTTGGTCAGTTTGCCAGTGCAGAAGGCAAGAAGGGTGGACAGTATTACACACCCAAATCTATAGTTACTCTTATTGTTGAGATGCTTGAACCATTCCAGGGCAGAGTTTACGACCCTGCATGTGGTTCGGGTGGTTTCTTCGTCCAGTCGGAGCGCTTTGTGGAAGAACATGGCGGACGTATCGGTCAGTTGTCGATATACGGACAGGAGTCAAACCCTACAACCTGGAGGCTTGCATGTATGAATATGGTCATCCGGGGTATGGATTTTGATTTTGGCAAAGAACCGGCTGATACTTTCTCACGTGACCAGCATCCTGACCTGCGTGCAAATTACATCATGACCAATCCGCCTTTTAATATGAAGGAATGGGGCGGTGAACAACTGAAGGAGGACCCACGCTGGAAATATGGTATTCCTCCGGCCAATAATGCTAATTTTGCATGGATGCAGCATATGATCTATCACCTTGCACCAAATGGTAGCATGGCATTGCTGCTTGCTAATGGTTCTATGAGTTCCAACACCAATAATGAAGGTGAGATCCGCAAAGAGCTCATAGAGAAGGACCTGGTGGAGTGCATGGTGGCACTGCCGGGACAGCTTTTCACTAACACCCAGATCCCTGCATGTATCTGGTTCCTGACCCGTAACAAGGAGGCTTACAACGGGAGCCGGGAACGTAAGGGAGAGGTACTGTTCATTGATGCACGTGATCTTGGCTACATGAAGGACCGTGTTCTGCGTGATTTTGATCATGAAAAGGATATTCTCCGAATAGCTGACACTTTCCATGCATGGAAAAAGGGAGAGGATTATGAGGATGAGCCCGGCTTCTGCAAGTCGGTTACACTGGATGAGATCCGTAAACATGGTCATGTACTTACTCCGGGTCGTTATGTCGGTGCAGCTGCACAGGAGGATGATGGTGAGCCTTTCGGGGAGAAGATGGAAAGGCTGACAATTGAACTCGAATTGCAGTTTGAAGAGAGTGCAAAGCTGGAGCAGGCTATTCGTGAGAACCTGAAGGGACTGGGATATGGTAGCTGA